Proteins from one Falco cherrug isolate bFalChe1 chromosome 7, bFalChe1.pri, whole genome shotgun sequence genomic window:
- the DGLUCY gene encoding D-glutamate cyclase, mitochondrial: MFLTGGLRSLLPHVLRKMIRCSRLSISNTSGVAESYKQANVVILHKSLADEFEKFCHANNGPLPLLYRSKPGDWKCPLSSDSDIRTDCLQYRRYEHGAYTGSLKSLKEYSEQLKDMVTFYLGCSFSFEKAVQNAGVPVRNVEQKCNVSMYKTAVPCYSIYTFCCNLVVTMRPIPERKLEAAVLATSELKEAHGAPIHIGDPGMLGINDLSKPDYGDPVHLHPGDIPVFWACGVTAIEAVVNCRAPLAFTHSPGCMFVTDLKNDDVTVRSSGEVPQVHCISQDPLHYSIVSAEAAQKIRTLETLIGIDPGERGIAPLRRQDELLKAGLSLCHARAVLLTTGFPTHCTHQPPEENDGPPGTLAVAAMLQALEKEVAIVTDQRAVNLNKKIIDEAVQLGILKRPVPVLSYQREGADSALMFLCEGGNPGRPRFDHLIAIERAGMAADGNYYNARKVNIKHLVDPIDDLFLAAQTIPGVTTTGVGDGGNELGMGKVKGAVKKYIKNGDVIACDVEADFTIVAGVSNWGGYAIACALYILSTCEIHDRYLRKAIGFPQLSQKTVWLSALPSVTKEEKLLKALVQHGVRSGKTASLEMEVDGLPFYNTHSLMIEKLLQEAQQ, encoded by the exons ATGTTTTTGACGGGTGGCTTGCGATCTCTCCTTCCCCATGTGCTAAGAAAAATGATTCGATGCAGCAGACTCAGTATTAGTAATACTTCTGGAGTGGCAGAAA GCTATAAACAGGCCAACGTTGTGATTTTGCACAAGTCCCTTGCTGACGAATTTGAGAAGTTTTGCCATGCAAACAACGGACCCCTGCCGCTGCTGTACAGAAGTAAACCAGGTGACTGGAAATGTCCTCTGAGTAGTGATTCTGATATCAG AACTGACTGCCTACAGTACAGAAGATATGAGCATGGAGCTTATACTGGATCACTGAAAAGCCTAAAGGAGTATTCTGAACAACTTAAGGACATGGTGACTTTTTATTTAGGCTGCAGCTTCTCTTTTGAAAAAGCAGTCCAAAATGCTGGCGTTCCTGTACGAAATGTTGAGCAAAAATGTAATGTAAGCATGTATAAG ACAGCTGTGCCTTGCTACAGCATTTATACTTTTTGCTGCAACTTAGTAGTCACAATGAGACCTATACCTGAAAGGAAGTTGGAAGCAGCTGTGCTAGCAACATCTGAATTAAAAGAAGCCCACGGAGCACCAATTCACATCGGTGACCCTG GTATGCTGGGAATAAACGATCTTTCCAAACCAGACTATGGGGACCCAGTTCACCTTCACCCTGGTGATATTCCAGTGTTTTGGGCCTGTGGAGTAACAGCAATAGAAGCAGTAGTCAACTGCA GAGCTCCATTAGCTTTTACTCATTCTCCTGGCTGCATGTTCGTTACTGACCTAAAGAATGATGATGTCACAGTCAGATCCTCAGGAGAAGTCCCACAAGTCCACTGCATTTCTCAAGATCCTCTGCATTACAGTATTGtgtcagcagaagcagcccaaAAGATAAGGACTCTAGAGACCCTAATTGGAATAGATCCCG GAGAGCGGGGCATAGCCCCCCTGCGCCGGCAGGACGAGCTGCTGAAGGCTGGCCTGTCCCTCTGCCATGCGCGGGCCGTGCTGCTGACCACCGGGTTCCCGACCCACTGCACCCACCAGCCGCCCGAGGAGAACGACGGGCCGCCGGGCACGCTGGCTGTCGCAGCCATGCTGCAGGCCTTGGAGAAAGAGGTTGCCATAGTAACAGATCAGAGAGCCGTGAATCTCAATAAAAAGATTATTGACGAGGCTGTTCAACTAG GAATCCTGAAGAGACCTGTCCCTGTATTGAGTTATCAAAGGGAAGGTGCCGATTCAGCTTTGATGTTTTTGTGTGAAGGTGGGAATCCTGGAAGACCTAG ATTTGATCACCTGATAGCAATAGAGCGTGCTGGGATGGCTGCTGATGGCAATTATTACAATGCCAGGAAAGTGAATATTAAACACCTTGTGGATCCCATAGATGACCTGTTTTTAGCTGCACAAACCATTCCAGGAGTCACAACAACAG GTGTTGGAGATGGAGGAAATGAATTGGGAATGGGGAAAGTAAAAGGTGCTGTAAAGAAGTACATAAAAAATGGAGATGTTATAGCCTGTGATGTTGAAGCTGATTTTACTATTGTAGCTg GGGTCTCTAACTGGGGAGGCTATGCCATCGCCTGTGCTCTATATATTCTCAGCACTTGTGAAATACATGACCGCTATCTGAGGAAAGCCATTGGATTTCCGCAGTTATCACAGAAGACGGTCTGGCTATCAGCACTTCCTTCTGTTACCAAG